Within Odontesthes bonariensis isolate fOdoBon6 chromosome 16, fOdoBon6.hap1, whole genome shotgun sequence, the genomic segment CAGAACAGCTTGAAGTTGCACGTCACACAATATATCTTCATTGCTCATTCAAACAGGTATCAAATCCACAGTCCTCGTGAAACTGAGCATGATACTCCAAAAACAGCTTTGCAATCGCCCACTAAGGTAGGATCCTGCCCCAGCCAAAcaatttaaaagtttaaaagttgATTAAAATCCACGTCGGTGTGTCTTGCTGGTGTCACCTGTATCAGTCTCTCTTTTTTCTGTTGAAGCAGAGAAAAAATCCATTCAACTGTAATCTTCCTTGTGAAGAAAAAGACGGTCAGTTGTTGGATGGAGCAGCGGATCAAACTCACGCACAAAATGAGGGTGAGTGATTTTACAAGGATCACACTGTGAATTATCTAGAGTCAGTGTAAGTACGTTTAATCCATGTAATCTAATGATGCATCATTCATTATGTTTTAAACTGAGTGGACTTGATGGACAAACTGGGAAAGCAGTAACGATACAAAGCAACGTAAGTCTGGCTCGAGCAGCTTGTTTGTATCCAGGTGTTTCGGTCTTCTGCACTTCAGCTGTCTCAGCTTTTCCTGTGGACACAATGTTAGCAGTAGGTGTTGCATGGCAGTTGAAAGCTTGCCTTGGCTTGTCTTCTGTAATGTTTCCATATCTGATCTCATTCCGTCTCATTCTGCTGGGATTTCAGTCAAGCAATGTAAACAACAGATGcccaaaatgtgaaaaaacacatttttacagCTAAAATCAACTGgggatttgtattttttttgtagaaCAGGGAGTAATTTAATCAGCGCATCTGGTATACATGGCAGAAGCATTTTGATAATCCTCTTTCAAAGCATCTACTGGTTGAAGTCTTtcaatgctgcaaataagtccatgtttttgttttttctcacaatCGCTCTGAAATGAGCCAGTGAGCTGGCACCAtggtgtttctcacaggctgTCAATGGGAGGGGAAGACTGAGGAGGCCACCTTAGTCAGAGAATTACACAGAAATGCATTCCGAAGGCCTAATCTCTACTGCATGACTTGTGGCCCCTGGACATATTTTTCAGGATCTAAGCCGGAGAAATAATTCAGTGAGAAGGAAACAGGCAATGCAAATAAAGACCCAACACATCCAGCGGTTACTTGGCACTGATGTGTTCTTGTACCTATACCAGAAATATGCACGTGCATAATGTTTTATGATTAAAgccaaaaagttttttttgttttttttaaatgtatatctggaaattttaatgaaaattttaatttttaatgaaaaattGTTGATTTGTTTGTCACTCTTTGTTCTTTTCTTGGTGCAAGACATTACAAGTAAGAGCCTAATTTATGAGTAAAACACGAGTAGTTTGTTACAACTCTAGTTAAGTACATTTCAAAAGATGTAGCACCAATGACAACTgttaatcaaaagaaaaaattatattcaaactaaagggatagttcgcctcttttgacatgatgctgtatgacatcccatattagcattATCATTTacgaacattgacttaccccctgctgcgtcctgtaagcagggggtaagtcaatgttcataaatgatattgctaatatgggatgtcatacagcttcatgtcaaaagaggcgaactatcccttaaGAGGTAAAGAACCGATGTGCATTCAACCACGGTTTCATCTGTGTATTATAACCATGATATTGACATTTCATTCGTTTAATATCACAATTACCGCCCATGCAGTTAAATTGTGACACTCCTAATCCGAATGATGTTCCACAGCTGGGTTGGGTCTTTCTGTCAAAGTCTCTGGTTTTGGTTTGGTTCCTTGTTGGACAGTTGGACTCTGTCTTTTGGTTTCTGGGTTGTCCTATTCTCcgttttttctgtttgtgcgTTTCAGTTCGTCTTCCTGCGTTGGTTCACTCCTGGTTTCAGTTCACGTATCTCCACTCTTCAGTCTTCATTCTGCACCACTTTCTTTGTTCCTTTGTGCCAGATCCTCTTTGCCATTATATGTTCTGTCCTCTTCTCCGTTTTTTTCTTGCCCTTAGCATTTTTTCATTTGGACTGTTTTTGGATTCTTTGGCAAAGCAGCATCTTTTGTTGTCATCTTCAATAAGTTTATTCATTTTACTGTTAAAGTCTGGAATAGTTTGAACTTTTAGGGTGCTTTCAAGAGACCCAGGATTAGCCTGAGGGGTTGTTAGGTGACTAATGTGAGATTAAGTTGCTTAGGACATTAGTAATTAGTGTGATTAAAACACCTCTGGTGAAAGAACAATCTTGTGTGCTGGTGCTtaaatgtattttgtttttgtgtcttgCAGAGACTGCACTCTCACCTGACAGTCACATTTCCAGTGTTActgattttaaagaaaactcGAATGACAACGTTGTCACCCAGGACGCATCTGTTTCAATTCAAATGCCTGAAAGCAGAGCAATCGGCACAAATTCTCCGGACTCTTTTGCAAAGGTAGATGGGTCAAGTGATAGGCAGACTGGTTCTGCTGACCTGCAGGCCGTCATCGAGAACACGTCAGCTTCCGAATCCACACAGTCACTGTTCTTTCACAAGGTCCCACAGAGTCCAGTTAGCCTGGCCACTGAGACCTGGACAGCCAATAAGCAGCTGAGTTTTAGCTCTGATGATCAGAGAGCCGTGGAGGGGCTGGATGGGAAGCAGCTTGGAGAGCTTCCATCTGAAGTGGAAACCGCCAGTGGCCTTGAGAGCGTTAGCTGTACCAACGCTGGCACACAGAGACCTTTGCTCCAGCAGAGTCAAGCGGATGCACAGGAAGATGAACTCAACTGCAAAAATCAGGAAAACTTCCAAGACGATGAAGCCGGCCCACACCAGATTGTTTATGGTAAGAGTTTTATTCTCAACTAATTCACAACCAATCAGAAAGTTGACCTCAATATCTCCACATTCAGCGACCAAAACAGTTGATCTTGTTTGTGGATGTTTAGCTTTATCATTACTGGGCTTCATTGAACCGTGTATTTGCATCATTATTCTGATGGGTTATATTCATTCTACAGTTTAGATAAATTACTGTCTCATGTGACATGTTGGACTTTTCAATTCGTCTATAATCTGACTAAAATGAAGTGTGACACTTACAATCCTAAAGTACGCAAGTGTAGTCGTAATAACTTCAGGTTTGCAGGCATATTTAGAAtttctcagtttggagaagcagGGTGGAGGGCTGACAGGAGAGCTACCCAATACAAGGACAACAGGAGGTACAATGTTTGCCttctaaaaaaaactcaaacctTATTACAccacatcactttttcatctgaaAGTTATTCATTGCCACATTTGGAGGAGACGCAAGTGCTCACTATAACAGGGCTAAAAAGCTTGCATTGGGTTTGTTTAAACAGTTGTTTGTGGTGAGCAAGAACTTCTCAAAGGAGGAGGGGAGGACAGGCACTAAAATGGCGAAGCTCTGCCAGATGAACTAGCGAAGGAAAACCCGGGAGAATATATACTGGGGAGTAAATTACAAAATGAACGGCAGGTGAGGAAAATTAGCACAGAAACCAGGTGTGACACAGGAAGAAGTCAAATGAACAGAAGGGACATGATGTAcccaaataaaacaggaaacaacaagatatgaacaaaaaggaaaaccagaacacagaaaaacccaaaaccaacacaaaaaaacccaccaCAGATCATGACAGTGTACAGGAAGGTAAAGAGGCAAGGCGGCGAAAGTAGACTCACTGAGAGAGGAGACAACAGAGGTATGTTAGTTACTGCTGGAGTTACAGCCCTGCCTTTCCAGCTCTCTACTCAGGAAGCCTGCCAGGAGTAAAAGAAAATAGTAAAGGGGAAAAGGCAAGAAAGTcaggagaagagaaagaaagaaaaaaactaagtcTAAGGTCTGTGACAAAGACTGCACGGTGGCCGGTGAACGTATCCTGCTGCTGATCAGCTGAGTCCCTCAGGAGTTGTGTCAGAACTGTTTGGAATCTGACTGGAGTTTTTGCAAcacgtttgcaaaaaaaaaaaaagaaaagataataCATGTTTGTGGTTTTTACAGACTGTTCACATCAGCTGTTTGTCTTGTTGTAGGTCTGGAATTAGACAGGTGGAACTATCATTCACATCTGATCAGCAGCAGGATCACAGCCACGGTGCGCTTTTTACCAGTTGAAAAAATGGGACCAAAGAACacgaaaaacaagaacaaaatatACATTTCAGTATTATATAGGAACTTATGACGGTAAAAAATGTACACCGAGTGTAGAAGAAAAAAGGATGTGCAGATCTTTTGTGTTTTGTATCAATAAACTGACGTAATTATTTGCTTGCATCCACTTCATTTGGCAGTGATACACTAAGAAAAGTCCAACATAAGTTGCAGTGACACTGTATAGtgtttaaagagaaaaatgtaCATGAGTGATCAATCTATCTTTGCAGATGTGTCTGAGCAATGTTTGTCGGAGCCACAAATTCCAGGCGCGTCCAGCCTCGTTTCTGCTGTGAAGGAGCCCGCTCAACTGGAAACTGAGGTTTCCGAGGACTCCGTCAGACCCAACGTGTATTCTCTTGAGGCCCCGTCATACGCCAAGCCGTCGCCTGGTTGCAGCTCGAAGAGATCATCTCATGTCCGCTCACAAAAATATAAGCAAAAACTGCTTGGATTATTTAGAAGAGAGAAGGGGAAGCCTTCCCAAGTGCAGAGTCCACAGAAAAAAAGGCTAATATCTCAGCAGAAAGGCTACAGATCTGCTGCGGAAACAACTGGAGACAAAAGTAAATCAGCTCAGATCACAGAGGTCCGGTCGATAACACTCACTGCTCTGCAGAAAACTCCTTTTAAAGAAACTCTGATTTCATCTGATGCAGATCCTTGGCAAGAAGGGTCAGTAAGCCAAGCTCAATTTCCAAAGACTGTGTCTGACCTGAAAGAGTTTGGGGTGACAGAAAAGAGGGACTTCGACATATCGCTTGCTATTGAGGAGAGAAAACATGAAGACACTCATTGCCAGACAGAAATAGAAGCTTCTCAAGGTCTTCAGACTAACTCCGATGTAAGAAATATAAACAATAATGTGTTACCTCAAAAGGAATCAACATTGGAGGACTCTGCAGGAAAATCCCAACTAACACAGTTCTCACCACAGACAGATCACAAAATGTTTGTGGATTTATCAAAGGATGACGGCACATACAGAGCTCACCCTGTCTTTGTCTATGATGAGATGAATGACTCTTTAGCAGGTTCAGTGACAGATTTACACATTTCCGAGCTGCAGGATGAGAGTGTAACCTGTCCTGTACCTCCTGTATCTTTTATCACCCAGAAGCAGGAAGAGTGTATCCCAGTTTCCCTTCTCACACAGTCCAGTTCCACATTTCAGAGCGACAGGGTAGATGAGATCAGTAACAAAGAGGTTTCCCCTCAGTCTGACCAGAGAATATCCCCAGAGAATAGAAAGAAATCTGAGAAAGAAGCACAACTAAATCAAACGGAAAGCAAGCCATTTGTCGTTACATCATCACAAATGACGGACAGGCCTGATCTAGGGAGCTTTGATAATAGCGTGGATACAAAGTTGCCATGTCACCAAGATACTGAGTCTCAAGAAAGGTGCCTCAGTCCGAGTAAATCTCCAAGACCCAAAGACAAGGATGACAAAGTCAAGTGGAGTCCATCCAAAACCTACCACCCAAAGGTCCTACCTCGAGAATCGTCAAGTGGTAAGGGATCCAGGCTGGAAGGCTCTCCCTTGAAAACATTTCCGATAGAAATCGACCCCAAAGCTAAAGGCGTCGAAGAACAACAAGGGAATCTGACACCAGTGCCAAGACAGAAGAAGAGTCCCTCGCATGTAACAAAGCAGGCAGcgcaaacagacacaaaagacaacacctcttctcttctgctgctACATCCAGCGGACGGAGGAACATGTTTTAGTCATGTAAACACACGGAGAAGATCAAACACCTCAACTTCACCTCATTCAGATTCAGGGAACGAGGTGGAAAACTTCCCGCCCCTCCACAGGTCTTTCATCCCCAAGGACAAGCAACACTATCTGGGACCAACAGAGAGGGCCCACAGCCCTCCTTTTCACCACGACAAAGCAGAGAGTGACGCCGGGCACGGACCCCAAAGTGCCCTCGTAGACTTTTTAGGAAACCAGAGTGACAATCCCACTGAGAGGAATTCGGATAGGATCAGTTCTTGGAATGTGCAAAGCAAAGACGAAACCGCGAGCCAAGATGCAACAACCAGGAGCTGGTCTCTGTCTCGGGCAAATTCAGGCAGTGAGCTTTCAAATTCTGACCTCACTGATATGGCTTCAAAGCTGATGACTCACAGTGAATCACAGAGATTTTAATATGAacaaatcatatcaaatcaaataattGATTAGAAGTTCTCTTTCATGTTTATACAATCTGtaccattgattttttttttctcttcaggtGTAAGATGTACAAAAGCGTGTCTAGATTTTACTGTAATTAATCAAGAATGTCAATCAAGAACAGTTTAGTTTTATGTGGATTTTTCCAATTGATGCTCTTTTTCTAATGAGTAAGAATCAATTTGTATATTGTTTGCGAGAAGCTGCTGATCCCTACTATTAACATTCAATCAATCCATcaatgtaaatataaaaaatatttctAATATTTACTGTGATCATTTAACAGATTTACAAAATATTACACTTAACTGAAATATTCAATTACATGGTCTTGTGTGGTAGGTTATGGTGAACGTTCAAGTCCTATCCTAGCCACTCTGAAACGATTAGCTTCGAGGAGCAAGTCTTCATCCAAAAGTCTGGAAAATCTCACCTCACAAACAggtaacagaaaaatatgttgtTGTATCAGTACCGCAACCACTGTGTTGTTCAAAAATCTATTTAATGGAAAAGATTTTATAGGGGTCTCCAGTGTCGATGGTAATTGTAATGTTAAAAGCATGAAATAACAATAATGTGTTCATAATGTACACATGTCACGCTTATTGATAAAATCAAAATATCAGTGAATGAGGAGAGGTTTTTTTCTAGTTTGAGTCGAATTCAACGGCCAAAGCAGGAGAAAAATGCTAAAAGCAAAGTCAGTTGATCAGTCTCAAAGTAACAATTCATTCTTTTCAAGTCACGATGATTGCGTTGTGAAAATTGAATATCGTGACAGATTTGGTGAAGTATTTTTTTGGTAATGTTggcccgattctttcattggaaacccaagaacaagccggagaaATCTTGTGTTCACAGACGAAGTATTTACTTTTGTCACAGTTAAAGTATGGCAGCGCTGGGCTCGGAGTGACAGAACCCTCACAGGGCCTCGTCAGAAGAagccccgatatccggaaatggttcacatttatctcacagaggttggaCTTACACGCGACCGAGCATAATTGGCCAGTTATTAGTGACACGAACAGACCAACCACCGTCCTTGTCATGTTCTTGGGATGTgataaacaacgtgtgtgtgtgagtgttgttttaggCGTGTATCTAATGTGACAAACCTATCTGACAAGATAGAGAAGCTTCGTCTGTCCCAGTTATTTTGTCCAGTTATGCTATCTTTAAGTCTTAGACCATTCAAGGACATACATTGCgtagtatgagcagagtggacaAGTACAAAATAGGAACATAGGTTATTTAGAAAAttacagaatatgaataaataatgtctaagaacaaaacCAATTATAACAGTAATATGAAGAAATTTGATATTGTATATTATCaaattatatatcatataatatactgtatattttatatatcTTATAAGCCTCTGCTGGATGTCTGAGGAGCTATTTAACCCTACATTCATGATACTATTTGAAATCCAGAAGTGGTTAATGCACGTTATGAGATGAAAAGTCATatgtttcttcctctctttggcAACAGCATCTCCTGTCTCCAACTCAGAGTCGATGAAATGCAGTATTTCTGTGCCATTTCTTCAGCAGGAGGAGGTAAAGCAGGAGGAGGTAAAGCATTCTGACGTGACTTGTGCTTCATCCAGAGTTTGAATGCATTTGCGACACAGAGAAGTTTAGTCTGCTTCTGTCTGActgttgtgtgatgtgtttctTTTATCTGATCACATTATCAGACGGTCAGAGAAAGCTCTTTTGAGACCAGCTTGGGACGTAGGAGAAACAACAGCAACTCCTTGTCTAACTTGACTCTCTCCTCGGGAATGGCTTCCATGTCATCTGTAAGTCTACAAACAGCTCACTGGATTATGTGATGTTCTTCTAAGTGTGAGGGCTGGTAGGACGATGACTTTTTTTATATTCTACCAAATTTTCAGAGGGGTGGAACCTGAAAATTACACGTCAGATGAAAACAACATGACATGGTGTGATTAATAAGCTCGTCAATGTTGCATAAAAACAAAGTAATGCTGAAGAATccagcaggttttttttgttgtttggatCCTCTTACAGTGGTGGGATGTTACACACCACTGTAAGCCCTGCACATATACAGCCATATACAGccatttgttgtcatgttgaggaggccacaaagacgccaTCGAAAGCCCACACAGCACAATGGTGTGGTACGGGGCAGGAAACCAAAGTCAtgaactgcggtatctcagcactccagggcagtttcaggcccaggAATGTGCATAACAAAAGTCAACATACTGTAGGACGAGTTAGAAGCACATGGTTTTAAAGCTCAAAaacttctctggtgttgttttaaGAATGGTGGTCACATATATCAACTTTTGATTGAAAGGAGGGCTCAGCACTTCTAGTTCTAAAAGTTCTAAAAGCCATCTTAAGACgtgcactttggtctggtctgtccaaaggacattgtgcCAGAAGTCTTGCGGTTTGTttagatgcagctttgcaagcCTAAGctctgctgccatgttcttttttagagagaagagactTTCTCCTGGTAGACctgcactttattttctttattaccCTTTTTCTGTAGTTTACGTGTAACATGGACTATATTACACGTGAGAACCAGTGGCAAATGGCTCTCTTTATCTTCCTTCAGTACAACCTGGTCAATCTTGTACACAAATTTTGATGTGCCAACGTCGAGTGTGATAGATTCAGAAAGGatgttattttctctcttgTAACACATGAGCAGGTCAGCAGCAGCATAAGTAGCCTCTACCCTGCAGAGTTTGGAGACATTGAAGTCCAGGGAAGCATCCAGTTTGCTGTGAACTACATCCAGAAACTTGGAGAGTTTCAGATCTTCGTGGTGCTCGTCAGGGGTCTGGCTGTGGCTGACACCAAGAAGAACCGCTCTGACCCGTAAGTGCTCGCTATGAACTTCATGGTCAAAAACGGTAATGCCACAGCATCATATCAGATGTGGACTGATTCAAAATAATTGCTCGAATAGTCTCACTACGAGTTATTGTGCAATAACTGGGACAATCTGTGCAATATTTATCCTGATTTAAGCCTTGTTTTTCAGCCATACATATTCCTCATCATTATTTATTCacctaaatacatttttatgtaCATTTGAATGTGTGTATCTGTCATTTTATGAGAAGAATGTTTATCTCCTTGTACTGTTTTATGATCATGACAAACAAAATTGACTCTAAATAAATATTGTGAAATTAGTCATTTTAAGGTTAAAAAATAGAACCTACAGGTCAAAACAGAGGTTGAAACGTGAATCTCATGTCAGTTGACAATCAGTCATTTTTatgttgactttgacttgaatTTCCTTTCTCACAGGATGAACaaagttttgtgttttgtctcatctttaacttcatttaatttgttaatGCATGTTCGTTTTTGCATTTCAggcaaaatatgaaaaaaaaaagttacctcGTAACTGGGTGGAATATTGGCACATACTGTACGTATTTTAATGTCACAAATGATTTGTTACAAAAGTAGCATCCCTGAAAGGCTGAGACTGTGAAGAGCAAAGAATCTTTGGTCAGCAAATGTGTGACGAAAGATAGTTTTGAAAACATTCTTATACAAAGATTGGAAGGGATTTGCAAATCTCTGCCTCTACAGT encodes:
- the sytl2a gene encoding uncharacterized protein sytl2a isoform X1 gives rise to the protein MPESRAIGTNSPDSFAKVDGSSDRQTGSADLQAVIENTSASESTQSLFFHKVPQSPVSLATETWTANKQLSFSSDDQRAVEGLDGKQLGELPSEVETASGLESVSCTNAGTQRPLLQQSQADAQEDELNCKNQENFQDDEAGPHQIVYDVSEQCLSEPQIPGASSLVSAVKEPAQLETEVSEDSVRPNVYSLEAPSYAKPSPGCSSKRSSHVRSQKYKQKLLGLFRREKGKPSQVQSPQKKRLISQQKGYRSAAETTGDKSKSAQITEVRSITLTALQKTPFKETLISSDADPWQEGSVSQAQFPKTVSDLKEFGVTEKRDFDISLAIEERKHEDTHCQTEIEASQGLQTNSDVRNINNNVLPQKESTLEDSAGKSQLTQFSPQTDHKMFVDLSKDDGTYRAHPVFVYDEMNDSLAGSVTDLHISELQDESVTCPVPPVSFITQKQEECIPVSLLTQSSSTFQSDRVDEISNKEVSPQSDQRISPENRKKSEKEAQLNQTESKPFVVTSSQMTDRPDLGSFDNSVDTKLPCHQDTESQERCLSPSKSPRPKDKDDKVKWSPSKTYHPKVLPRESSSGKGSRLEGSPLKTFPIEIDPKAKGVEEQQGNLTPVPRQKKSPSHVTKQAAQTDTKDNTSSLLLLHPADGGTCFSHVNTRRRSNTSTSPHSDSGNEVENFPPLHRSFIPKDKQHYLGPTERAHSPPFHHDKAESDAGHGPQSALVDFLGNQSDNPTERNSDRISSWNVQSKDETASQDATTRSWSLSRANSGSYGERSSPILATLKRLASRSKSSSKSLENLTSQTASPVSNSESMKCSISVPFLQQEEVKQEETVRESSFETSLGRRRNNSNSLSNLTLSSGMASMSSVSSSISSLYPAEFGDIEVQGSIQFAVNYIQKLGEFQIFVVLVRGLAVADTKKNRSDPYVKCYLLPDKRKLGKRKTTVKKKTLNPTYNEVLGFKTKMEELRTHQLNISVWHNDTFGRNSFLGEVDLDLSQWDFSNTQINEYALKARVSEQISASSPSHLMDSRGQMRVALRFLTQTPHSKGTPRMETGEVQIWVKDCKNLPPVRGFIINPFVKCTVLPDMSSKSRQKTRVVKKTASPMFNHIMVYDGFRSEDLKEACVEITVWDHDRLKNHYIGGLRLGLGTGRSYGVEVVWMDSTTDEANLWQRMLQCDGDWVEDILPLRMLVTAKSMTK